The following are encoded together in the Hemicordylus capensis ecotype Gifberg chromosome 4, rHemCap1.1.pri, whole genome shotgun sequence genome:
- the LOC128325221 gene encoding uncharacterized protein LOC128325221, which translates to MGGCWSCVACRSHPEAEPKDEDEEGALTGHPRNPTHVAPLSGGLSNVLGDTLGKELIEEPSMPEPLPAPRITNDILEEELTEEPSMPEPLPAPGMTNDILEEELTEEPSMPEPLPTPCITNDLLGKVLIEDTSVPGPSILTDTPKEAASVSEPLLEPSIADNYLEQEAELLKGLQHDYVQQQLRVRRISQQFPRSLRAINLQIGHTRTRLIRSEVRLQRWEREGMFTACP; encoded by the exons atgggtggctgttggtcatgtgtggcctgcag gtctcacccagaggcagaaccaaa ggatgaagatgaagagggggcactgacag gtcatcccagaaacccaaCCCATGTTGCACCACTTTCTGGGGGACTCTCCAATGTTTTGGGGGacactctggggaaagagctcattgaggaaccctccatgccagaaccccttccagcacctcgcatcaccaatgacatcctggaggaagagctcactgaggaaccctccatgccagaacctcttccagcacctggcatgaccaatgacatcctggaggaagagctcactgaggaaccctccatgccagaaccccttccaacaccttgcatcaccaatgacctactggggaaagtgctcattgaggatacctcagtgccaggtccttccatcctcacagacactccaaaggaagcagcttctgtgtcagagcccttactagagccttccattgctgataaTTATCTTGAGCAAGAAGCAGAACTCCTCAAAGGGTTacagcatgactatgtccagcagc aactgagggttcgccgcatttcccaacagttccctcgttctctccgggccatcaacctgcaaatcGGACACACGCGGacaaggctcatccgcagtgaagttcggctgcagcggtgggaaagggaaggtatgttcacagcctgcccctga